The following coding sequences are from one Hydra vulgaris chromosome 04, alternate assembly HydraT2T_AEP window:
- the LOC100197728 gene encoding presenilin-associated rhomboid-like protein A, mitochondrial yields the protein MLARGLGTKKVVDFLKSIRKYNITTLPIQRKGKFLYPIIFTTSVGVVSFVGCAIFQYERSRYQLLEKSKLTDKFFRGHGNNKALIFRNKLNEWWNRLSYGQKVTVCIISLNTCVFLCWKITPAHRFMKNWFLCSPTSKRCSPLLLSVFSHSEAWHFFTNMFVLWSFSPLVQSILGTEQFLAFYLTGGTFASLMSHFLKVSRGINVPSLGASGALLAVLALCCIEKPESRLSIVFLPFFTFSAGTALYGIIALDLTGLVLGWKVFDHAAHLGGTLFGAWYILNGHNWTWDKRELVQQWWHKERKRFIN from the coding sequence ATGTTAGCAAGAGGACTaggaacaaaaaaagttgttgattttttaaaatctattagaaAGTACAACATTACTACTTTGCCTATTCAAAGAAAAGGTAAATTTCTGTACCCAATTATATTCACTACAAGTGTTGGAGTAGTGTCATTTGTTGGATGTGCAATCTTTCAGTATGAAAGATCTCGGTATCAACTTCTTGAAAAGTCTAAGTTAACTGACAAATTTTTTAGAGGTCATGGAAACAACAAAGCATTAATTTTCCGTAATAAGCTTAATGAATGGTGGAATAGATTATCTTATGGACAAAAAGTTACTGTATGTATAATTTCACTAAATACTTGTGTGTTTTTATGTTGGAAAATTACCCCAGCACACAGATTTATGAAGAACTGGTTTCTTTGTTCACCCACTAGCAAAAGATGTTCACCATTGTTGCTATCAGTATTCAGTCATTCTGAAGCATGGCATTTCTTTACTAATATGTTTGTCTTGTGGAGTTTTTCACCACTCGTACAATCAATTCTTGGGACAGAGCAGTTTTTGGCATTTTATTTAACAGGAGGAACATTTGCTTCTTTAATGAGTCATTTTTTGAAAGTATCACGTGGAATAAATGTTCCGTCTTTAGGTGCATCAGGAGCTTTGCTTGCAGTTTTAGCTTTGTGTTGCATTGAAAAACCAGAATCTCGTCTCTCGATtgtatttttacctttttttactttctcTGCAGGAACTGCACTGTATGGTATTATTGCATTAGACCTAACTGGTTTAGTTTTAGGATGGAAAGTTTTTGATCATGCTGCTCATCTTGGAGGAACTTTGTTTGGTGCATGGTATATTTTAAATGGTCATAACTGGACCTGGGATAAACGTGAATTAGTGCAACAATGGTGGCACAAAGAACGTAAACGgtttattaattga